From the genome of Saccharomyces eubayanus strain FM1318 chromosome X, whole genome shotgun sequence, one region includes:
- the TAX4 gene encoding Tax4p, producing MLFSKKKHSGNHAVVELPKEALRDSLVAAQITFKRYANPDTSGTERPGHLQVASAPVVKTEASLPRLRHPEPRTVRHQDLREALASRTEIASVPTTPLGVGQRDIQSRASNLPGNLAAAETAAYLAHSGSFSNRPSPVNSRDLVDDGESKPPRTPSALRSELQLNRARIPPPSHDISERSRSISPQVSYSTSLSSSSSFISDEEDTSYRERSVDEVLPPELSVSSYSLASRVSEKPSETSQQPRESDYTAMNKLNGGNIIYKGTLPDLIPRSQRKIGKPRLKTRLLRSSDSNEYNNNYRQQESLSRIYSNQQQNGKAIINTQKNVKLKTTMRRGKYAITENDETFPYDKRPSDVSSDSDTDDESDSMKIEKKKKKSRRSKLKKGLKTTAAVVGSSTSVLPFPRHHHHHHRQLHNPSSHHLHTHHYTSPQKFNEDKPWKSHRDVGFITEQERKRYESMWVSNRYLYLRLLPWWPTLTNEDNELNLQPLSLPQDGLMLNLVVKDIWNRSNLPTDLLIQIYNMVDTRKDGTLDRKSFIVGMWLVDQCLYGRKLTNELDQRVWSSVDNHILGAINPQPTTTDHHHIADNVLDKPSRLTVRQELKNIKRDLRNVRI from the coding sequence ATGTTATTctccaagaaaaagcacTCTGGAAACCACGCCGTGGTGGAATTGCCGAAGGAAGCTCTGCGAGATTCTTTAGTTGCTGCACAAATCACCTTCAAGCGGTACGCTAACCCCGATACCAGCGGCACTGAGAGGCCGGGACACTTGCAGGTGGCATCTGCACCTGTTGTTAAGACCGAGGCATCTTTGCCAAGGTTAAGGCATCCTGAACCGAGGACTGTGCGCCATCAGGACTTAAGGGAAGCGCTTGCCAGCCGTACTGAAATTGCCTCTGTACCGACGACCCCCCTGGGAGTGGGCCAGCGCGACATCCAAAGCAGAGCATCGAATTTGCCGGGAAATCTTGCCGCTGCCGAAACTGCTGCGTATTTGGCCCATTCAGGCTCATTTAGCAACAGACCATCTCCGGTCAACAGCCGAGATCTGGTCGATGATGGGGAATCTAAGCCGCCGCGTACTCCTTCTGCACTGAGAAGTGAGTTACAGTTAAACAGAGCTAGGATCCCCCCACCATCGCATGATATTTCCGAGCGCTCGCGTTCTATTTCACCGCAGGTATCTTACTCTACTTCTCTgtcatcgtcgtcttctttcatttccgatgaagaagacacgTCTTATAGAGAACGAAGCGTTGACGAGGTGCTTCCTCCAGAGCTCTCCGTTTCTTCCTATAGTCTCGCATCCAGGGTCTCGGAAAAGCCCTCTGAAACCTCACAGCAACCGCGAGAATCGGACTACACTGCAATGAATAAACTAAATGGCGGCAACATAATCTACAAGGGCACTCTGCCTGATCTAATACCAAgaagccaaagaaaaataggAAAGCCAAGGCTTAAGACCAGGCTTTTAAGATCTTCGGATAGCAACGaatacaacaacaattatCGCCAACAAGAAAGTTTATCGCGTATATACTCGAACCAGCAACAGAACGGTAAGGCGATTATAAACAcccaaaaaaatgtgaaGTTGAAGACTACCATGAGGCGTGGGAAATACGCAATTACGGAAAATGACGAAACTTTCCCTTATGATAAAAGGCCTTCTGATGTGTCATCCGATTCAGATACTGATGACGAATCTGATTCAAtgaagattgaaaaaaaaaaaaaaaaaagccgCCGTTCCAAATTAAAAAAGGGTTTGAAGACCACGGCAGCTGTAGTGGGAAGCAGCACGTCTGTACTGCCCTTCCCGCGCCAccatcaccaccaccatCGCCAACTGCATAACCCGAGCTCTCACCATCTGCACACTCATCATTACACGAGTCCTCAAAAatttaatgaagataaaCCGTGGAAATCTCATAGAGACGTTGGGTTTATCACGGAACAAGAAAGGAAGAGGTACGAATCCATGTGGGTTTCTAACAGGTACCTGTATCTACGCCTGCTACCTTGGTGGCCCACTCTCACTAATGAAGACAATGAGCTCAATCTACAACCATTGAGTCTACCGCAAGATGGACTGATGCTGAATTTAGTCGTTAAAGATATATGGAATCGATCAAACTTACCCACAGACCTTCTCATACAAATATACAACATGGTGGACACAAGAAAAGATGGCACCTTGGACAGAAAATCCTTCATCGTGGGCATGTGGCTTGTCGATCAATGCCTCTATGGCCGGAAATTGACGAATGAGCTGGACCAGAGAGTCTGGAGTAGCGTGGACAATCATATCCTTGGAGCCATTAACCCGCAACCAACAACCACTGATCACCACCACATTGCTGATAACGTCCTGGATAAGCCATCGAGACTCACCGTACGAcaggaattgaaaaacattaAACGCGATCTTAGGAACGTTCGAATATGA
- the IML2 gene encoding Iml2p, whose amino-acid sequence MFRVFSAFGSRNTQSSGEEQPTKTKQILKQANDFEIALKGMDFVLDDRTEEGLNLLKEAEKEADSDKTILTLARGVIEFLQATLSFETEEMKKAAITLGQAEQMSWKSKQNAEKTNFKSSSIYPPGTVYAVTYTESCLLHALLMLFSESMMEAAKALLKLRRAYTMLQEIMITVKRAERSKNSSSPSPSENSEQSCGSFVSAETTFTSVDIPFKLSPDDKSNPQLLEFAEKIYTMRMGRLSGSHIGNTPSFNRLRDDLGLQTTPLQASDHQCAPDDFDLEQATIDEFIHSGANLCYGILQVVLSLLPPAIGAVLSIVGFKGSREEGLRLVWKATKERNVHGCIGLLGLMFYYDGPFQFTDADFDIPAGDNTSRILNKSKTNDSSTLPDYMDSSTLLHPGKILEDSLLRARALFPNSALWLLNEAKMLSGKGRLRESLALMDSIDVNSIRMRQVKSLMVFERAILLVNLHEYNRAAEDLIGLLDISDWSHALYTYFAGCCYLENWRMTQLGLLNDGKEQFYKERARELIFDAPSLLGKKTFKSKNLPLDRFMLRKVQQFNNMQKKLNLKEPLDSIATSPVHELSYFYNGYNRMTEDDLILTKKMLTEYHNPAIDSEDPDQELIRNLLLSLTLRRLGDAEKGLALLDEIVLPKIFYIQNGKVKYFKKNEDPWAYPAALYERALFCWKLGGMGSLKESREWLLRAQNYAADYELSTRIGMKIKAALDRVENALA is encoded by the coding sequence ATGTTTAGGGTATTCAGTGCATTTGGATCAAGAAATACTCAATCTTCTGGTGAGGAACAGCCAACAAAGACGAAGCAAATCTTAAAACAGGCCAATGACTTCGAGATTGCTTTGAAAGGAATGGATTTTGTCTTGGACGATAGAACGGAGGAAGGCTTGAACTTGCTGAAAGAAgctgaaaaggaagctgATTCAGATAAAACTATTCTAACTTTAGCCAGGGGTGTCATCGAATTTCTTCAGGCCACTCTGAGTTttgaaactgaagaaatgaaaaaggcAGCCATTACTTTGGGCCAAGCTGAGCAAATGTCCTGGAAAAGTAAACAAAATGCCGAAAAGACTAATTTTAAGAGTAGTTCTATATATCCACCAGGTACGGTCTACGCGGTAACGTACACAGAGTCATGTCTTCTACATGCCTTGTTGATGTTATTCAGCGAAAGTATGATGGAAGCGGCCAAGGCTTTGCTGAAATTGAGGAGAGCTTATACAATGTTACAAGAAATCATGATCACTGTGAAAAGAGCTGAACGATCGAAGAACTCGAGCTCTCCCTCTCCAAGTGAGAATAGTGAGCAGTCATGCGGAAGTTTCGTTTCAGCAGAGACAACCTTCACGTCTGTAGACATTCCGTTTAAGCTATCCCCCGATGATAAATCAAACCCTCAGCTTTTAGAATttgcagaaaaaatttacaCCATGAGAATGGGAAGATTATCAGGTTCTCACATCGGCAACACCCCATCTTTCAATAGATTAAGAGATGATCTGGGTTTACAGACCACTCCATTACAAGCTTCCGATCACCAATGTGCTCCAGATGATTTCGATTTGGAACAAGCCACCATTGATGAGTTTATCCATTCGGGGGCTAATTTATGTTACGGTATCTTACAAGTCGTCTTATCCTTACTGCCACCAGCGATTGGCGCTGTTTTATCCATTGTCGGATTCAAGGGGTCCCGTGAGGAGGGTTTGAGGCTAGTCTGGAAAGCtacaaaagagagaaaCGTTCACGGTTGTATTGGCCTATTGGGACTAATGTTTTATTACGATGGTCCTTTCCAATTTACGGACGCTGATTTCGACATTCCAGCGGGCGATAATACATCAAGAATTCTAAACAAAAGTAAGACTAATGATAGTAGTACCTTACCAGATTATATGGATAGTTCAACTCTATTACATCCGGGGAAAATTTTAGAGGATTCTTTATTAAGAGCGAGGGCACTGTTTCCCAATAGTGCTTTATGGTTGTTAAACGAGGCTAAAATGCTTTCTGGTAAGGGTAGGCTTCGTGAATCTCTTGCCCTAATGGACTCTATTGATGTCAATAGTATCCGTATGAGACAAGTGAAATCGCTAATGGTGTTTGAACGTGCTATTCTTTTGGTTAACCTACACGAATACAATAGGGCCGCCGAAGATTTAATAGGCCTGCTTGATATTAGTGATTGGTCCCATGCGTTGTATACTTATTTCGCAggttgttgttatttggAGAATTGGAGAATGACCCAATTAGGATTATTAAATGATGGTAAGGAACAGttttataaagaaagagcCAGAGAACTCATATTTGACGCACCATCTCTGTTAGGAAAGAAGACCTTCAAATCGAAAAACCTACCATTGGATAGATTCATGCTAAGAAAAGTTCAGCAATTTAATAATATGCAAAAGAAGCTGAACCTGAAAGAACCACTAGATTCAATAGCAACATCTCCTGTCCATGAACTATCCTATTTCTACAACGGTTACAATAGGATGACTGAggatgatttgattttaaccaaaaaaatgttaaCGGAGTATCATAATCCTGCCATCGACTCCGAAGATCCTGATCAAGAATTGATCAGGAACCTATTACTATCCCTGACTTTGAGGAGGTTGGGCGATGCCGAAAAAGGCCTGGCCTTGTTAGACGAAATTGTTTTgccaaaaatattttacatCCAAAACGGTAAAgtgaaatatttcaaaaaaaatgaagaccCATGGGCATATCCAGCTGCTCTTTACGAAAGAGCTTTATTCTGCTGGAAACTGGGTGGTATGGGAAGTTTAAAAGAAAGCAGAGAATGGTTACTAAGGGCCCAAAATTACGCTGCTGATTATGAATTAAGTACACGTATCGGTATGAAGATCAAAGCTGCCCTTGATAGAGTTGAAAACGCACTTGCTTGA
- the ARP4 gene encoding Arp4p, with product MSNAALQVYGGDEISAVVIDPGSYTTNIGYSGSDFPQSILPSVYGKSASNKDSKTIFSEQSIGIPRKDYELKPIIENGLVIDWDTAQEQWQWALKNELYLDSNSGIPALLTEPVWNSTENRKKSLEVLLEGMQFEACYLAPTSTCVSFAAGRPNCLVVDIGHDTCSVSPIVDGMTLSKSTRRNFIAGKFINHLIKKAIEPKEIIPLFAIKQRKPELIKKKFDYEVDQSLFEYANNRGFFQECKETLCHICPTKTLEEAKAELNTTTKRSIETPWNEEIIFDNETRYGFAEELFLPKKDDIPEDWPHSNSGVVETWRNDYVPLKRTKPSGTNKTDKKPVPTEEKEQDLVSKSISPPADSIDTPNDSGKRPLEEETSSNDTKEITGLADLVYSSIMSSDVDLRATLAHNVVLTGGTSSIPGLSDRLMTELNKILPSLKFRILTTGHTRERQYQSWLGGSILTSLGTFHQLWVGKQEYEEVGVDRLLNDRFR from the coding sequence ATGTCTAATGCTGCTTTGCAAGTTTATGGTGGTGATGAAATATCCGCAGTAGTCATAGATCCTGGCTCTTACACAACGAACATTGGCTATTCAGGCTCAGACTTCCCCCAGTCTATTCTACCCTCCGTTTACGGTAAATCCGCCTCAAATAAAGATAGTAAGACCATTTTCTCCGAGCAATCTATTGGgattccaagaaaagactACGAGCTAAAACCTATTATTGAGAACGGTCTTGTCATTGATTGGGACACTGCACAAGAACAATGGCAGTGGGCCCTGAAAAATGAACTTTATTTAGATTCTAACTCTGGAATACCGGCTTTGCTAACTGAACCTGTTTGGAATAGTACAGAAAATaggaaaaaatctttgGAAGTCCTTCTAGAAGGGATGCAATTTGAAGCCTGTTATTTGGCTCCTACGTCAACATGTGTTTCATTTGCAGCAGGCAGACCTAATTGTTTGGTGGTTGATATCGGTCATGATACATGTAGTGTTAGTCCGATAGTAGACGGTATGACGTTGTCAAAGAgtacaagaagaaacttcATTGCTGGGAAATTTATCAATCATTTGATTAAAAAAGCCATAGAGCCGAAAGAAATCATACCTCTCTTTGcaatcaaacaaagaaaaccagaattgataaagaagaaatttgaCTACGAAGTCGACCAGTCGCTATTTGAGTACGCAAATAATAGAGGGTTTTTCCAAGAGTGTAAAGAGACCCTTTGTCACATCTGCCCAACTAAAACTTTGGAAGAGGCAAAAGCGGAATTGAATACAACAACTAAGAGGTCTATCGAAACACCTTGGAATGAAGAGATTATCTTTGATAACGAAACTCGTTATGGCTTTGCTGAAGAGCTTTTccttccaaaaaaagacgATATTCCGGAAGATTGGCCACACTCCAACTCTGGTGTAGTAGAGACTTGGCGTAATGACTATGTGCCATTAAAAAGAACCAAGCCAAGTGGAACTAATAAGACTGACAAGAAACCTGTGCcaacagaagaaaaggaacaagatCTTGTAAGTAAATCTATTTCTCCACCTGCCGACAGTATAGATACTCCAAATGACAGTGGTAAAAGACCATTGGAAGAAGAGACTTCTTCTAATGATACCAAAGAAATAACAGGCCTAGCTGATCTCGTATATTCATCTATAATGAGCAGTGATGTGGATTTGAGAGCCACATTAGCTCATAATGTCGTACTTACGGGTGGTACATCCTCAATTCCCGGCTTAAGTGACAGGTTGATGACCGAACTGAATAAAATACTTCCATCCTTAAAGTTCAGAATACTAACAACGGGGCATACCAGAGAAAGGCAATACCAATCATGGCTAGGTGGTAGTATACTCACAAGCCTAGGAACATTCCATCAGCTATGGGttggaaaacaagaatatGAAGAGGTGGGTGTCGACAGATTACTCAACGACAGGTTTAGATAG